Proteins from one Enterobacter bugandensis genomic window:
- a CDS encoding glycosyltransferase, whose protein sequence is MRILMIIDGLPGGGAEKTVLTLSSGLTEMGHQVSLFSLRKVCDYAIPEGIDYQVVQDTCKKPWRKLTEIPRRARLLDQAIERAERSGKFDVVFSHLHKTDRIVAHCRALEREKVWFCVHGMFSFSYLRHRSGLSRWFKHLKIRHTYENRNVVAVSGAVLKDLSETLALKLRRKAVIHNPFDIPEIQRLADAPFEMQGKDYIIHVGRFHEHKRHDRLLRAFAQSQLDTTLVMMGNGSEAKIQKLKQLARDLGIEDKTVFRPFDSNPYPWIKGARLLVLSSDCEGFGNVLVESIICQTPPVSTNCPGGPAEILTGALARGLAELNDASLAKTLVDIYTAPPVVGDATIASFGINAICQQYIALVDNQK, encoded by the coding sequence ATGCGCATCCTAATGATTATTGATGGTTTACCCGGTGGGGGAGCTGAAAAAACAGTTCTTACACTTTCCAGCGGATTAACGGAAATGGGGCATCAGGTCTCCCTTTTCTCTCTGCGGAAAGTGTGTGATTACGCCATCCCGGAAGGCATTGATTATCAGGTGGTTCAGGATACCTGCAAAAAACCGTGGCGCAAGTTGACGGAGATCCCACGCCGAGCCCGCCTGCTGGATCAGGCAATTGAGCGGGCTGAGCGCAGCGGAAAATTTGACGTTGTGTTCTCTCATCTGCACAAAACCGACCGCATTGTGGCGCACTGCCGCGCGCTGGAGCGTGAAAAAGTCTGGTTCTGCGTGCATGGCATGTTCTCTTTCTCCTATCTTCGCCATCGCAGCGGGCTTTCGCGCTGGTTTAAGCATCTTAAAATTCGTCATACCTACGAAAACCGAAACGTTGTCGCCGTCTCAGGCGCCGTGCTGAAAGACCTTTCCGAGACCCTGGCTCTGAAACTCCGGCGTAAAGCGGTTATCCACAATCCTTTTGATATCCCTGAAATTCAGCGTCTGGCGGATGCCCCCTTCGAGATGCAAGGGAAGGATTACATCATCCATGTCGGCCGCTTCCATGAACACAAACGTCACGACCGTCTTTTACGCGCGTTCGCACAGAGTCAGCTCGACACTACGCTTGTCATGATGGGCAATGGCTCCGAAGCCAAAATTCAAAAGCTCAAACAGCTTGCCCGCGACCTGGGTATTGAAGACAAGACGGTTTTCCGACCCTTCGACTCCAATCCCTACCCCTGGATTAAAGGGGCACGCCTCTTAGTGTTAAGTTCTGACTGCGAAGGTTTTGGTAATGTGCTGGTGGAATCCATTATCTGCCAGACGCCACCGGTCAGTACCAATTGTCCGGGTGGCCCCGCAGAAATCCTCACCGGCGCCTTAGCGCGCGGGCTGGCAGAGCTAAATGACGCGTCACTGGCAAAAACCCTGGTAGATATTTATACCGCCCCGCCGGTCGTTGGCGATGCAACGATTGCGTCGTTCGGTATCAATGCCATTTGCCAGCAGTACATTGCTTTGGTCGACAATCAAAAATAA
- a CDS encoding glycosyltransferase family 4 protein has product MKHHRLAIVRQKYRPDGGAERFVSRALTALSNQNLELNVITREWQGERQDDWHIHICDPRKWGRISRERGFAHAARALWQQQQFDIVQSHERIPGCDIYRAGDGVHRRWLLQRARILPAWRAKMLMVDRYHRYVMHAEREMYQAPELKAVICNAEMIKREIVEDFDIDAKKIHVIYNSIDSSRFVPAQEAQRAALRQQFGLPADAVVFCFVGSGFERKGLASAIRAIAGTSAWLIVVGQDKAEHRYRDLARSLGCEGQIRFLGMQKETLPFYQLSDGLLLPTLYDPFPNVILEAMACGLPVITSESCGGAEFIQQGQNGFYCDALDINTLKEAIAATPSLGKNNTMGQAARERVKDATPEKLSSQLISLYQKLLD; this is encoded by the coding sequence ATGAAACACCATCGTCTGGCGATTGTTCGCCAAAAGTATCGCCCTGATGGCGGAGCGGAGCGCTTCGTTTCACGTGCGCTCACCGCGCTGAGCAATCAGAATCTTGAACTCAACGTCATTACGCGTGAATGGCAGGGCGAGAGACAGGACGACTGGCATATCCATATTTGCGACCCGCGCAAATGGGGCCGAATTAGCCGCGAACGCGGGTTTGCCCATGCTGCCCGCGCGCTGTGGCAGCAACAGCAGTTTGATATTGTGCAAAGCCACGAGCGGATTCCGGGCTGTGATATCTACCGCGCTGGCGATGGCGTTCATCGCCGCTGGCTGCTACAGCGTGCGCGCATCCTGCCCGCCTGGCGCGCGAAAATGCTGATGGTCGACCGCTATCACCGCTACGTGATGCACGCCGAGCGTGAAATGTACCAGGCGCCAGAGCTGAAAGCGGTTATCTGTAATGCGGAGATGATCAAACGCGAAATCGTCGAAGACTTTGATATTGACGCAAAAAAGATCCATGTGATTTATAATTCAATTGATTCCAGCCGCTTCGTTCCGGCCCAGGAAGCACAGCGTGCCGCGCTGCGTCAGCAATTTGGTTTGCCAGCCGATGCCGTGGTGTTCTGTTTTGTAGGATCGGGATTTGAACGAAAAGGATTGGCCAGCGCCATACGCGCTATCGCAGGAACTTCAGCCTGGCTGATTGTGGTTGGACAGGATAAAGCAGAACATCGTTATCGTGACCTCGCCCGTTCATTGGGCTGCGAAGGGCAAATCCGTTTCCTGGGGATGCAGAAAGAAACGCTGCCTTTTTATCAGCTATCCGATGGTTTACTGTTGCCAACGCTGTATGATCCCTTTCCAAACGTCATTCTTGAAGCGATGGCCTGCGGCTTGCCCGTCATTACTTCAGAGAGTTGCGGAGGCGCTGAATTTATTCAGCAAGGCCAGAACGGATTTTATTGTGACGCCCTGGATATCAACACATTGAAGGAGGCAATTGCAGCCACTCCTTCTCTGGGAAAAAATAACACGATGGGGCAAGCGGCACGTGAACGGGTAAAAGACGCCACCCCCGAAAAACTGTCAAGTCAGCTTATTTCGCTTTATCAAAAATTACTGGATTAA
- the rfaQ gene encoding putative lipopolysaccharide heptosyltransferase III produces MMMNNLPDTPDLRILLIKLRHHGDMLLTTPVIDSLRQKWPQAQIDVLLYEETRDMLAAHPTIGTIYGIDRKWKQLGTLKHLQKEWQLLCALRKQHYHLVINLADQWRSAIVTRFTGAPVRLGFAFNKRNNPFWRFCHSDLVSVANHKSLHTVEQNLSILSPLQVAPEPAVTMAYSAEDWHHARQQLVQKGVGDNYIVIQPTSRWFFKCWDESKMAQTITALQQDGHTVVLTAGPDKKELAMIDRILAASPKTGVVSLAGQLTLRQLASLIDHACLFIGVDSVPMHMAAALQTPCVALFGPSKLTFWSPWQVNGEVIWAGDYGPLPDPDAIDTKTKERYLDAIPVDAVVSAARRYLS; encoded by the coding sequence ATGATGATGAATAACTTACCTGACACGCCTGATTTGCGCATTCTACTGATCAAACTCCGCCATCATGGCGATATGTTATTGACCACCCCCGTCATTGATTCATTACGTCAAAAATGGCCACAAGCGCAAATTGACGTGCTGTTGTATGAAGAAACGCGCGATATGCTCGCCGCGCATCCGACGATTGGCACTATTTATGGAATCGATCGTAAATGGAAGCAACTGGGCACGCTAAAGCACCTTCAAAAGGAGTGGCAGTTACTCTGCGCGTTACGAAAGCAACATTATCATCTGGTGATAAATCTTGCCGATCAGTGGCGTAGCGCTATCGTCACCCGTTTCACTGGTGCGCCGGTTCGCCTCGGATTCGCCTTTAACAAACGCAACAATCCATTCTGGCGTTTCTGTCATAGCGATTTAGTCTCTGTTGCAAATCACAAATCCCTGCACACTGTCGAACAAAATCTCTCCATTCTGTCACCATTACAGGTCGCACCTGAGCCAGCTGTTACCATGGCCTACAGCGCAGAAGACTGGCACCACGCCCGCCAGCAGCTGGTGCAAAAAGGAGTGGGCGATAACTACATCGTCATTCAGCCGACATCACGCTGGTTCTTCAAATGCTGGGATGAAAGCAAAATGGCGCAAACCATCACCGCGCTGCAGCAGGATGGGCATACCGTTGTACTCACGGCCGGGCCGGATAAAAAAGAGCTGGCGATGATAGATCGCATACTCGCCGCCTCACCGAAAACGGGGGTCGTCTCGCTGGCGGGACAGCTAACGTTGCGCCAGCTGGCCTCACTCATCGACCACGCGTGTCTTTTTATTGGCGTTGACTCCGTTCCGATGCATATGGCCGCCGCGCTGCAGACGCCCTGCGTGGCGCTGTTTGGCCCTTCCAAACTGACGTTTTGGTCTCCATGGCAAGTCAACGGTGAAGTCATCTGGGCTGGCGACTACGGTCCCCTTCCCGATCCCGACGCTATTGATACCAAAACGAAAGAACGCTATCTCGACGCCATTCCTGTTGATGCTGTCGTCTCCGCTGCAAGGAGATATTTGTCATGA
- a CDS encoding polysaccharide deacetylase family protein: MKKPAFIITIDTEGDNLWQNHRVIKTENARYLARFQALCERFGFKPVWLTNYEMAIEPVFIEFARDAIARGQGEVGMHLHAWNSPPEHDLTGDDWRWQPYLIEFSDEVMREKVLFMTRLLEETFQTKMLSHRAGRWAFDSRYAKLLVELGYQVDCSVTPRVNWRNAKGAPQGNGGTDYQHFPDHAYFMDLDTISRAGNSPLLEVPMSIQYKHPAWLNTIKQGYDRLRGKYRSPSVNWLRPTGGNASQMIQVAQQCLSQGQDYVEFMLHSSEFMPGGSPTFKDEAAIEGLYRDLEALFSWLSDKTVGMTLAEFYQYKKK; the protein is encoded by the coding sequence ATGAAAAAACCAGCGTTTATCATCACGATCGATACTGAGGGCGATAATCTCTGGCAGAATCACCGCGTCATTAAAACGGAAAATGCGCGCTATCTGGCCCGGTTCCAGGCCCTTTGTGAGCGTTTTGGTTTTAAGCCCGTATGGCTGACAAACTATGAGATGGCAATCGAGCCCGTTTTCATTGAATTCGCAAGGGACGCGATCGCTCGCGGTCAGGGGGAGGTGGGAATGCACCTTCACGCATGGAATAGCCCACCTGAGCACGATCTCACGGGAGATGACTGGCGCTGGCAACCGTATCTGATTGAATTTTCAGACGAGGTGATGCGTGAGAAAGTGCTGTTCATGACCCGTCTGCTGGAAGAGACATTCCAGACCAAAATGCTGAGCCACCGCGCCGGGCGTTGGGCATTTGATAGCCGCTATGCAAAATTGCTCGTTGAACTGGGTTACCAGGTTGATTGCTCCGTGACGCCACGCGTGAACTGGCGCAATGCGAAAGGTGCTCCGCAGGGCAATGGTGGAACGGATTATCAGCATTTCCCCGACCACGCCTATTTTATGGATTTAGATACTATTTCCCGGGCGGGAAATAGCCCCTTACTCGAAGTGCCGATGAGCATTCAGTATAAACATCCGGCCTGGTTGAACACGATCAAACAGGGATACGATCGGCTTCGCGGTAAATATCGCTCGCCTTCCGTGAACTGGCTACGACCGACCGGTGGCAATGCGTCGCAGATGATTCAGGTCGCGCAGCAGTGCCTGTCGCAGGGACAGGATTATGTGGAGTTTATGCTTCACTCGTCTGAATTTATGCCAGGCGGAAGTCCGACCTTTAAAGATGAGGCGGCGATTGAAGGGTTATATCGGGATTTAGAAGCGCTTTTTAGCTGGCTATCCGATAAGACGGTGGGGATGACGCTGGCGGAGTTTTATCAATACAAGAAAAAATAA
- a CDS encoding O-antigen ligase family protein has translation MEKVKLRLYQLTLILSLISFALALLSSGKQREFFYIAVYASIIGLACEYKKITLRPFSIALPILLIGLLNLVWYMVYEYHSEGLNAYSDYLGASKKLILASILVFYLDRFKTYVDKSAFQKYFLYAASTGFVLATGYGLWQATQGMARIEMAINRATVSAYVYSVLSLALVYSLYLQKNRKLYIVAGLTILISYFVILLTGTRAAMGLYLLLAIVLTLYHFRRIHLKSTLIFLCIVAGVVVVSYKPLISPKIMQVQAELEKYESGVDGTSLGSRFTMWNVGIQNGLAHPLGQSLEERYFWTQHYINDGHPNLITALGYLKIHLHNEFIEKYSLQGLPGLAILLFFFVSMIAYALKNRNGLLLTTMLLLLLYGLTDVILLSSEALIFFVTLFALSTPLSQTRQHQ, from the coding sequence ATGGAAAAAGTAAAACTGCGGCTCTATCAGCTGACGCTGATTTTGAGCCTCATTTCGTTTGCACTGGCGCTGCTGAGCTCAGGTAAACAACGCGAATTTTTCTATATTGCGGTTTATGCCAGCATTATCGGCTTAGCTTGCGAATATAAAAAAATCACCCTGCGCCCCTTTTCAATCGCGCTCCCCATATTGCTGATTGGGCTACTCAATCTTGTCTGGTATATGGTGTACGAATATCATAGCGAAGGTTTAAACGCTTACAGCGATTATCTGGGTGCCAGTAAGAAACTGATATTAGCGAGCATTCTCGTTTTCTATCTTGACCGGTTTAAAACTTACGTCGATAAAAGCGCTTTCCAGAAGTACTTCCTGTACGCGGCAAGTACAGGGTTTGTCCTCGCCACGGGATATGGCTTATGGCAGGCGACGCAGGGTATGGCACGTATAGAGATGGCCATCAATCGCGCCACCGTGTCTGCCTATGTTTACTCCGTACTGTCACTGGCGCTGGTATACAGCCTTTATCTTCAAAAAAACAGAAAACTGTATATAGTCGCGGGTCTTACCATCTTAATATCTTACTTCGTTATTCTTTTAACGGGGACGCGTGCTGCAATGGGATTATATTTGCTCCTTGCGATTGTACTCACGCTCTACCACTTCAGAAGAATTCATCTGAAATCAACGCTGATTTTTTTATGTATTGTGGCAGGTGTAGTTGTCGTTAGTTACAAACCATTAATTTCACCCAAGATTATGCAAGTACAGGCTGAGCTTGAGAAATATGAAAGCGGAGTAGACGGCACCTCACTTGGCTCTCGTTTTACCATGTGGAATGTAGGTATTCAAAACGGGCTTGCACATCCACTAGGGCAATCATTAGAAGAAAGGTATTTCTGGACGCAACATTATATTAATGATGGACATCCTAATCTAATCACTGCACTTGGCTATTTAAAAATACACCTACACAATGAATTTATCGAAAAATACTCTCTGCAAGGGCTTCCGGGTCTGGCGATATTACTCTTTTTCTTCGTTTCGATGATCGCTTACGCGCTTAAAAACCGAAATGGCCTGCTGCTGACAACGATGCTTCTTTTATTACTCTATGGCCTGACAGACGTCATTTTATTGAGCTCAGAAGCCCTAATATTCTTTGTTACTCTGTTTGCATTGAGTACTCCTTTATCGCAAACCAGACAACATCAATAA
- a CDS encoding glycosyltransferase family 2 protein, which yields MAFLSIIIAAHNAENTLHATLESLQNAIDNAGDDVEVIIINDSSNDSTQDIIEAWLPKLPHGQCQYVKYRNVGHVRNSAVSLASGDYITMLDSDDLLKPGSIRDAVAFLKAERPDMLLTRLLEIRDMRKITSAWQGFTPLSLSQNDAIKRFLQHKDFQAHLIGQFIHRRLYATNPIPSMVCYEDFAVFPGMLMQSRKIFFQRQGHYFYVKRSDSLSSRLDASKIATLIECTLQMENTFPQSFKHLINCHWFDIYSNHRQYLTDLQLKLVKARVNALYSFSFFFSRDVRFSYKKRVIEALWKK from the coding sequence ATGGCTTTTCTCAGCATCATTATTGCCGCACATAATGCCGAAAACACGCTTCACGCCACACTGGAAAGTCTGCAAAACGCGATTGATAATGCAGGCGATGATGTAGAAGTTATTATCATTAATGATAGTTCCAACGATTCCACACAGGATATTATTGAGGCGTGGTTGCCAAAGCTTCCGCATGGGCAATGCCAATACGTTAAGTACCGTAACGTAGGGCATGTTCGAAACAGCGCAGTCTCGCTGGCGTCAGGCGATTACATCACGATGCTTGATAGCGACGATCTGTTAAAGCCGGGTAGCATCCGGGATGCCGTCGCCTTTCTGAAAGCAGAGCGTCCTGATATGTTGCTGACGCGCCTGCTGGAAATACGCGATATGCGGAAAATCACCTCCGCCTGGCAGGGATTCACGCCCCTCTCATTATCGCAAAATGATGCAATAAAGCGTTTCCTGCAGCACAAAGATTTTCAGGCGCATCTGATCGGGCAATTCATCCACCGCAGGCTATACGCAACCAACCCTATCCCTTCTATGGTCTGCTATGAAGATTTCGCGGTATTTCCCGGCATGCTGATGCAATCGCGTAAAATCTTCTTTCAGCGTCAGGGACACTATTTTTACGTCAAACGCAGCGACAGTTTGTCGAGCCGTCTTGACGCCAGCAAAATCGCTACGCTGATTGAATGTACGCTACAGATGGAAAATACATTCCCGCAATCATTTAAGCATCTTATTAATTGCCACTGGTTTGATATTTACAGTAATCACCGACAATATCTGACCGACCTGCAGCTCAAACTGGTTAAGGCGCGGGTAAATGCACTTTATTCTTTCTCTTTTTTCTTCTCCAGAGATGTACGTTTCAGCTACAAAAAAAGGGTCATTGAGGCATTATGGAAAAAGTAA
- a CDS encoding glycosyltransferase family 9 protein, translated as MSYVFLLILLFPVKLIRKLFRKETGKNLVIQTAKIGDFVNATPLLAWLQKSDVLISRSVGALAKHDENIEQIYFIEQHKRNLWRKLCFACRIMNRYDNVYLLQPNSVNLFFASVCNAKNKQFLSTYTRRWYHGIFYSTADGTVDHGRKTLTVTNYLKLADRALTWQDSPKHATKPLFKPATYPAILDKPGAVRIGISIAAGNKAKTVPPVIWKQIADRLADLPCEFYVFGAPNEQSWMDDITRAYGELPNFINLIGKISLEELPWAISKMDCYIASDSGNVYIADAVGVPVVLLFGPCCHYEQRPLGNVLLIGNDDNICSYVFETRYYFSQGREELFAVTDESLDELKHFICGLPTAKSAFDAQGN; from the coding sequence ATGAGTTACGTATTTCTGCTGATTTTACTCTTTCCGGTGAAGCTTATCCGGAAGCTGTTTCGCAAAGAGACAGGGAAAAACCTGGTCATTCAGACAGCCAAAATCGGTGATTTTGTTAATGCAACGCCTCTTCTGGCCTGGCTGCAAAAAAGCGACGTGCTCATCAGCCGCAGCGTGGGTGCGCTGGCGAAGCATGACGAGAATATCGAGCAGATCTACTTCATCGAACAGCATAAGCGCAATCTATGGCGTAAGCTCTGCTTCGCCTGCAGGATCATGAACCGCTATGACAACGTCTACCTTCTGCAGCCTAACAGCGTTAACCTCTTTTTCGCCTCCGTTTGTAACGCCAAAAACAAGCAATTCTTAAGCACTTACACGCGCAGGTGGTATCACGGGATTTTCTATTCAACGGCCGATGGTACGGTTGACCACGGTAGAAAAACGTTAACAGTCACTAACTATCTTAAGCTGGCCGACCGCGCTCTGACCTGGCAAGACTCTCCAAAGCACGCCACAAAGCCACTGTTTAAACCCGCGACTTATCCGGCAATCCTTGACAAACCCGGCGCGGTCCGCATTGGCATCAGTATTGCCGCCGGGAATAAAGCCAAAACCGTTCCGCCTGTCATCTGGAAGCAAATTGCCGATCGTCTCGCCGACCTGCCCTGCGAGTTTTACGTGTTTGGCGCCCCGAATGAACAGTCCTGGATGGATGACATCACCCGCGCTTACGGTGAACTGCCCAACTTTATTAATCTGATTGGCAAGATCTCGCTTGAAGAGCTGCCGTGGGCAATTTCTAAAATGGATTGTTATATCGCCTCCGACTCGGGGAATGTCTACATCGCCGATGCGGTTGGCGTGCCGGTCGTCTTACTGTTCGGTCCGTGCTGTCACTACGAGCAGCGCCCGCTTGGCAACGTGTTGCTGATTGGCAACGATGACAATATTTGCTCGTATGTTTTTGAAACTCGTTATTATTTCTCGCAAGGCCGGGAAGAACTCTTCGCGGTAACAGATGAATCGCTGGACGAACTCAAACATTTCATTTGCGGGCTACCAACAGCAAAATCTGCCTTTGATGCTCAGGGAAACTAA
- the rfaC gene encoding lipopolysaccharide heptosyltransferase RfaC, which produces MRVLIVKTSSMGDVLHTLPSLTDAMRAIPGIRFDWVVEEGFAQIPTWHEAVDRVIPVAIRRWRKAWFSAPIKAERKAFRETVQAQRYDAIIDAQGLVKSAALVTRLAHGVKHGMDWHTAREPLASLFYNRRHHIAKQQHAVERTRELFAKSLGYAKPEAQGDYAIAQHFLRNTDPCAQPYLVFLHATTRDDKHWPETQWRRLIELMQPSGIHIKLPWGAEHERQRAARLAAGFSHVEVLPKLTLAQVAAELASANAVVSVDTGLSHLTAALDRPNITLFGPTDPGLIGGYGKNQHQMVSPTQQTKDISADAIFSFLQGSRWLSNRDI; this is translated from the coding sequence ATGCGGGTATTGATCGTTAAAACCTCCTCAATGGGTGATGTTCTGCATACGCTACCGTCTCTGACGGACGCGATGCGGGCCATCCCTGGCATCCGTTTTGACTGGGTGGTAGAAGAAGGCTTCGCGCAGATCCCCACCTGGCATGAAGCGGTTGACCGCGTGATCCCGGTCGCGATTCGCCGCTGGCGCAAAGCGTGGTTCTCCGCGCCGATTAAAGCCGAGCGTAAAGCCTTCCGTGAAACGGTGCAGGCGCAGCGTTACGACGCGATTATCGACGCGCAGGGGCTGGTGAAAAGCGCGGCGCTGGTCACGCGTCTGGCGCACGGCGTAAAGCACGGCATGGACTGGCACACCGCCCGCGAACCGCTGGCGAGTCTGTTCTATAACCGCCGCCACCACATCGCAAAGCAGCAGCACGCCGTAGAACGCACCCGCGAGCTATTTGCGAAAAGCCTCGGCTATGCGAAACCGGAAGCGCAGGGCGACTACGCCATTGCGCAGCACTTTTTGCGCAATACAGATCCCTGTGCTCAGCCTTATCTTGTCTTTCTGCATGCCACAACGCGCGACGATAAGCACTGGCCGGAAACACAATGGCGAAGGCTGATTGAACTAATGCAACCCTCCGGTATCCATATTAAACTCCCGTGGGGCGCTGAGCATGAGCGGCAGCGTGCGGCGCGTCTGGCAGCAGGCTTTTCCCACGTCGAAGTGTTACCCAAACTCACGCTGGCGCAGGTTGCCGCAGAGCTGGCAAGCGCTAACGCTGTTGTTTCCGTGGATACGGGTTTAAGCCATTTAACCGCGGCGCTGGATCGCCCAAATATCACCCTTTTTGGCCCGACCGATCCCGGCCTGATCGGGGGCTATGGCAAAAACCAGCATCAGATGGTCAGCCCGACTCAGCAAACGAAGGATATCAGCGCAGATGCGATTTTTTCATTTTTACAGGGCAGCCGTTGGCTTTCCAACAGGGATATTTAA
- the rfaF gene encoding ADP-heptose--LPS heptosyltransferase RfaF → MKILVIGPSWVGDMMMSQSLYRTLKARYPQAIIDVMAPAWCRPLLSRMPEVNEAIPMPLGHGALEIGERRKLGHSLREKRYDRAYVLPNSFKSALVPFFAAIPHRTGWRGEMRYGLLNDARVLDKAAWPLMVERYVALAYDKGVMRSAKDLPQPLLWPQLQVNEGEKSHTCNAFGLSSERPMIGFCPGAEFGPAKRWPHYHYAELAKQLIDEGYQIVLFGSAKDHEAGNEILATLSTEQQAWCRNLAGETQLEQAVILIAACKAVVSNDSGLMHVAAALDRPLVALYGPSSPDFTPPLSHKARVIRLITGYHKVRKGDAAEGYHQSLIDITPQRVLEELNELLLSEEG, encoded by the coding sequence ATGAAGATTCTGGTGATCGGCCCGTCATGGGTGGGCGACATGATGATGTCGCAAAGTCTCTATCGCACGCTCAAGGCGCGTTATCCCCAGGCGATAATCGACGTGATGGCACCCGCATGGTGCCGTCCGCTGTTATCGCGTATGCCGGAAGTAAACGAGGCGATCCCGATGCCGCTCGGCCACGGGGCGCTGGAAATCGGCGAGCGCCGCAAGCTCGGCCATAGCCTGCGCGAGAAGCGCTACGATCGCGCATACGTGCTGCCTAACTCCTTCAAATCCGCCCTTGTGCCCTTCTTTGCAGCCATCCCGCACCGTACCGGCTGGCGCGGCGAAATGCGCTACGGTCTGCTGAACGACGCGCGGGTGCTGGATAAAGCGGCCTGGCCGCTGATGGTGGAGCGCTACGTGGCGCTGGCCTACGACAAAGGGGTGATGCGCAGCGCGAAAGACCTGCCGCAGCCGCTGCTGTGGCCGCAGCTTCAGGTGAACGAGGGGGAGAAATCCCACACCTGCAACGCGTTTGGCCTTTCGTCCGAACGCCCAATGATTGGCTTCTGCCCCGGCGCAGAATTTGGCCCGGCTAAACGCTGGCCGCACTACCACTACGCCGAACTGGCGAAACAGCTGATCGACGAGGGCTACCAGATTGTACTGTTTGGCTCGGCGAAGGATCACGAGGCGGGCAACGAAATTCTCGCCACGCTGAGCACCGAGCAACAGGCCTGGTGCCGCAACCTGGCTGGAGAAACGCAGCTTGAACAGGCGGTTATCCTGATTGCCGCCTGTAAAGCCGTAGTTAGCAATGACTCTGGCCTGATGCACGTCGCCGCCGCGCTGGATCGTCCGCTGGTTGCGCTGTATGGCCCAAGCAGCCCGGACTTCACGCCGCCGCTGTCGCACAAAGCGCGCGTAATCCGTTTGATCACCGGCTACCACAAGGTACGCAAAGGCGATGCCGCTGAAGGTTACCATCAGAGCCTGATCGACATAACGCCGCAGCGCGTTCTCGAAGAGCTCAACGAACTGCTGTTGAGCGAAGAAGGATAA
- the rfaD gene encoding ADP-glyceromanno-heptose 6-epimerase, with amino-acid sequence MIIVTGGAGFIGSNIIKALNDKGITDILVVDNLKDGTKFVNLVDLNIADYMDKEDFLIQIMAGEEFGEIEAIFHEGACSSTTEWDGKYMMDNNYQYSKEILHYCLEREIPFLYASSAATYGGRTSDFIESREYEQPLNVYGYSKFLFDEYVRQILPEANSQIVGFRYFNVYGPREGHKGSMASVAFHLNTQLNNGESPKLFEGSDGFKRDFVYVGDVAAVNLWFLENGVSGIFNLGTGRAESFQAVADATLAYHKKGSIEYIPFPDKLKGRYQAFTQADLTNLRAAGYDKPFKTVAEGVTEYMAWLNRDA; translated from the coding sequence ATGATCATCGTTACCGGCGGCGCGGGCTTTATCGGCAGCAACATTATTAAGGCCCTCAATGATAAGGGCATCACCGACATTCTGGTGGTGGACAACCTGAAAGACGGCACCAAGTTCGTTAACCTGGTGGATCTGAACATCGCTGACTACATGGATAAAGAAGACTTCCTTATCCAGATTATGGCGGGTGAAGAGTTCGGCGAGATCGAAGCCATCTTCCACGAAGGTGCGTGCTCTTCCACCACCGAGTGGGACGGCAAGTACATGATGGATAACAACTATCAGTACTCTAAAGAGATCCTGCACTACTGCCTGGAGCGTGAAATTCCGTTCCTGTACGCCTCCTCAGCAGCAACCTACGGCGGGCGCACCTCGGACTTTATCGAATCCCGCGAATACGAGCAGCCGCTGAATGTCTACGGCTACTCCAAGTTCCTGTTTGACGAGTACGTGCGTCAGATCCTGCCGGAAGCGAACTCGCAAATTGTCGGCTTCCGCTACTTCAACGTTTACGGGCCGCGCGAAGGGCACAAGGGCAGCATGGCGAGCGTAGCGTTCCACCTGAACACCCAGTTGAATAACGGTGAAAGCCCGAAACTGTTCGAAGGCAGCGACGGCTTCAAGCGTGACTTCGTCTACGTAGGTGACGTTGCAGCCGTAAACCTGTGGTTCCTGGAAAACGGCGTCTCCGGCATTTTCAACCTGGGCACGGGCCGCGCGGAATCCTTCCAGGCGGTGGCAGACGCGACGCTGGCATACCATAAGAAAGGCAGCATCGAGTACATTCCGTTCCCTGACAAGCTGAAGGGCCGTTACCAGGCGTTCACGCAGGCCGACCTGACCAACCTGCGCGCAGCAGGTTATGACAAGCCGTTCAAGACCGTTGCCGAAGGCGTAACGGAATATATGGCCTGGCTGAACCGCGACGCGTAA